The Vigna radiata var. radiata cultivar VC1973A chromosome 6, Vradiata_ver6, whole genome shotgun sequence DNA segment CACATTGTAGATTTAGCAGCTGGAATTTCTGACTATTACTGTGTCTTCTTTCCTAATGAAGTGGTGGTGGGGTAGAGACTTCTTCTGCTGGTGCTGCCACATGCTACTGTAATTTCTCTGTTTTAATTAAACATCAATATGAGATGGTGATTATTGTACATGTCTATGCTAATTTCATCTGTTTTGAATGCACCATGATCTAGCTAGATACAAAATTACAGTAAACAACTTTCAtcatttcttccttttcttacAAATTGTATTCTTTGAGAGAAACAAAATGGATCAAAAGTTTCAGATGAACTAGAACTCAATTTCTGATGACTAATTAATGCCCTTCATCGCTTGATTCATTAGGATTCATCGGATTGGCCATTGATTGCACCCTTGCCTTCTTATGGAAGAGGAAGGGAGCTGCCTGGTGGAAGGTATATGAGTTTTATACATGGAGATGGAGTTCAGGATGTGGTCATCACTGGTGGGTATCTAACATTAACTGTTTTTTAGGACACTTCAAAATTAGTACTGAATCTGGTTTCGTGGTGTGTACTATATACCACATAATATCTAAACTATGTCTATGATCATACTATGATAACGCCtacaatatacatatattttttgtttatctaaattttcttacaccttttaaattaataagaaatagttattaatataattgtaatgtaattattataagaattaaaaattttatgttaaggtgaaaaaaaaaaaaaactatactgCATACTAGAATTTTGTATGAGAGGTTATAGAACACACTTGTATTGCTTAATTAATACCCATCCATGGATACTAATGATCTATGTAAATATTTAACTCATCCACTtaaccatttttgttttaaggtACACTTTGTAAATACATGCAAATGTTAAATATCTTTGTAGTATATTTCAATATAGAATTTTAagagtaatttatttttgtaaaatatttagaatattttataataaatatgttgtttggttaaattttgttaaatattagaattttataaagttaatttgattatttaaaattatagaatttcaaattctacCTAAAGTACATATATTCTTAaactcatattttttctttatattcttaaattcatatattctttctttatattctttctttatattctttCCTCAACTTAATCATAGTAGGGACACTTTCACTAAGAGGGTAATATTGAGGAggattattttaattgatgttgaCCAACAATTTTTTCATCCTAATGATATGTTAGAACTTCTTTTAGACATTATTATCTCATTCAATATTAGATagagattttattattattattaatgttggagattattatttttttcatggttgcatatattattctttatcaATAGTGATTGAAATTTAACTTTGATCAAATACTAATTAAGATCTCTTTGTGAATAGAGGAGAAGACATTTCTTTTTAGTAACATCAATCCAACAGTTtgacaaaaaattcaaataacaatGTTGTAAAAAATAGTTCTTGAATGTCAATCTAAATAATTGtgatcaaatataaataatattgagtaatatcaatttaaaataatagtgaATGTCAATATaagttaaacttttttaatacatttttattgaaaaataacatcaaaatgAACTAAATAGATAATctaaattgacattttttaattattaaatatatttaatatttaaatatttttacaaattgaaatattttacccatattaaaaattaataatttaaattattcaaacaaaatatttaaaaaataaaataatttaaaattagatgaattgaaatttattgtatttaaatattttaaaaattatatattttttatccaaaCTAGCTTACCCCTATAGTTGAGTgctgaaaatttattttattaagagcAGTGGGTGTGGTGTCCAAACTATATCTGTGTCTCTCAAGCCagtcattcatattttttacaGGTGAAAATGGAACAATTGATGGGCAGGGAGATCTGTGGTGGAATAAGTGGAGGCAGAGATCTCTTCAGTTTACCAGACCAAACCTTGttgaatttataaattctaGAGACATTATTATTTCAAATGTAATCTTCAAGAATTCTCCTTTCTGGAACATACATCCGGTTTACAGCAGGTATGGGTCATCGCTCTTTATAAGTTTTTGTTACTTTGTTTCTAGAAACCAACTGGTTCTCATCCTTAGATCTGATTCTTAATTGTCTGACTTCTTTGCAGCAATGTTGTTGTTCGATTTGTCACCATTTTGGCGCCACGCGACTCTCCAAATACTGATGGCATTGATCCAGGTAAGTAGTTGTTGGTTTCTAGACAGAAAAATATTcacaaaacatttaaatattcaaatttttgtaTGAGTGTTACCTTTTAACAACGCTACAATGCAGTAGTTAATGGCAAAAACCCACGGGTAATCTGGTGGTTGAAATATTACGGTATCATTTGGTTGGTTAgacaagtaaaaagaaaaaatcattgcATATCATTCATACAAGTATTTCATTGATGCAGATTCAAGTTCAAATGTGTGCATAGAGGATTCATACATATCTACTGGAGATGATCTTGTGGCTGTGAAGAGTGGATGGGATGAATACGGGATTGCTTATGGCCTTCCTAGCTCTAACATCACCATCAGGCGTGTAAGTGGATCATCTCCATTTGCTGGAATTGCTGTTGGCAGTGAAACCTCTGGTGGGGTGGAGAATGTACTAGCTGAGCACATCAACCTTTACAAAATGGGAATTGGTATTCACATTAAGACCAACAGTGGCAGGGGTGGATTCATAAAGAATATTACAGTGTCTCATGTGTATATGGAGGAGGCAAGGAAGGGAATAAGGATCGCCGGTGATGTTGGGGACCACCCAGATGACAAATTTGATCCCAATGCTCTCCCCCTTGTGAAGGGTGTCACAATTAAGAATGTTTGGGGTGTGAAGGTTTTGCAGGCTGGCTTGATACAAGGGGTGAAAAATTCACCTTTCACTGATATTTGCCTTTATGATATCAACCTTCGAGGAGTTACAGAACCTAGAACTCCTCCTTGGAAATGTTCTGATGTGTCTGGATTTGCTCATCAGGTTAGCCCTTGGCCATGTTCTGAGCTTAGCAGCAACCAGCAGGGATCATGCGCCAATTATTCCTGAGATTATAGGAATATTTTCACCTTTGTAGGACTGAGCAGCAATCATTGGCTTCTTTTGTTGATTTATCGCAATGATAGGCATTGCAAAATGAAGACttgtatgtttaaattttagtaGAATTCTTTgactaataattttaaattgttaaatgtAATTGAAATGTATGTCTAAgttaatttcaataataaaattatgttaaaacaTCTCCCAATTAAATGATGTTTTTTGGGGTTTAAACAAACATGACctaaatttattaacatataaTGAGTGTTATGTTAAgtaaaattaagatattatttgatgCATTATAGGGATTactctttaaattatatatttcatttacgTTGAAAGAGTGACATTTCTCCTATTAGAAAATCATgggaattaatttaaaaaattatgccTCCGTTATAAGCATTCCTGTGAAACTAATATGTTTATCtcttaactattattatttttctgttttttaaaaCAAGAGTTCATATtggaaaagttaaaataaaagtatcaaaATGGGACAACCAAATTCTATCTTCAATTTCTGTATCTAGCAttcatccaagaataattttataatcgAATATTCTTTGGAGATAAGAACTCAACATCCATCATACACAAATTTAGAAATAGgacaaatttatgattttgGAGCCAAGCCCActttaaattaactaaaagCCATACCTAccctttaaattaatttggtaaTGCTAGTTTGCTATGTATATCTATCAGGaccaaacataaattaattgataaaaaaccaaaaaatattatcaataatatttattatatcattaatattaaacttctttatttttaatatgtacaaaaataactgaaaataaaattaatactgATGAATTTAAGTCAACAACGTTGATGAATGAAGCACAAAATTTAAGTCAACGTAGCTTACGTTGGAAGCGAGGGTAAAGTAGGCAAAGTAAATCCTCTGTGGCCAATATTATATGCAGCAAAAATTCAGTTGAATCATGACCGTTGATCATCCATCATACCGCATTTAAACAGCAGCGAGAAAATGACAAGCGCTCCAGATTTTTCTTCACGGAATATGAAGCTGGAGATGCAGGAGAGGATCGAAGGAGTGGGAAGTGAGGTTATAGTGTTTACTCAGAAGCAGAAGTAGCAGCACTGCAAGTCTGTAACAACACAGCACATGCCATCGTCATGTCTGTGCTGGAGTCTTCATTAGTTATTGCTTTCACTGTCACATAAAAAGCGAGATACGCACACACTCTCCCTCTCTTCCATGGCTATTCGACCTCCtgcttcttcttcactttcctCACCTTCTGGTAAATTTTTCGAACTCTTGTTTCTACGCTATTTAATTTCCGAATTACTATTACTCCGTCAAATAGACATTCCGTTAATTCATTTCACAATAAAATGATTGTTCCTAAGGAAATCCTCGTGCTCATGCATGCTTATTTAACTCTAGTCAGATGAAAATGTTCTGAAGTTATTAGGCTCAATCGAGTTTTTAAGTAGGAGAATGCTTCATTTGCTTTTACAATAATCGAACTGTGGAGTTCGCCGGagcaaaataaataacttaaatgttTTTACGGTTTTCAGATTGTGAAGAAGTCTAAAAGTTTTAGGGCTAAATATGGATTTTAGGAATTTGATAACGAGAAGGAGCGCAAAATTTCGATCGGAACTGTTTTTTTGTTATGGAGTGATAGAACTTATACGACTTTAGTTATTTCATACATTTTgagattttcttttgttttatgtgatttGAGATACTACTTACCTACACTACACATGCCAGGAATTTGATTTTGAGAGTGAGTGCAAATTTTTGACGGAGACGGGATTTTTGTTCTCAAGTGATAGAACATCTTagatgatttataatttttttacacatttttacatttccGTTTCTTCTATGTGTTTTGAGATACTTGCCTACAGTACACTCGTTATCGTCTTTGACTTGAGGATTTATGTTATGTTCAAATGCTCTCTCTTCTGGATGGTGTTTTCATACTTGTTCAACACTGTGTCTTGTAGAAGGGATATGTTACTCTACGTCATATGGAATAACAAGCTATTCAATCAAACTTCCTATTGATGGCCGAAGATGGCATGACCTTGCCAGCACAAGGTGCTTATATATTGCATAATCGATGATTATTTGCCCTTATTCAGAAAATAGAGTGATCAGTTTGAAAGTCAAGTCACCCTTCTCTTgcttataaaattgtaatagtACCAGAGGTGGGATTATTCAATTTGTCTCTAATTAGAGACAAGGAAATGGGGGGaagatattttacatttatttgcaTCCATATTCCATATCAGTATCTCAACAATTTTAgggacttcttttcttttctttctttctttctttccttccctttttattatttatatagactTTGATATCATTGTTAGGTTCTTTCAAGGGAGATACATTAAGAAGATACGGCACCAATGAGCCATAAGCAAAACCGTACTCCAACCTACAACTTTAAGTCAATGAGTTTGTGGGTCTTCTTTGTTATATGTTGcaacatttttatttctactCAAAATATGATTCAAACTCACTTAGATTCCTAACATCTAAAACCCTGAAATCAGTAATGCTATATTATAATgggtttaaattttatttatgtcaaACCAATATTTTCCTTAGTCTCTTCCTTCTATTGATTCTGCAATCAAATATTCCATTTACTGTGTGAGTTGAAAATTCACTAAACCATGATTACCACAATTATTCATATAGGCTTGTTCTCGTCACTTGTGAAATCTTGTTTATGTTATTATTCTTCTTGAAATATCTTAAAATGCTTTGTTTCCTGAAATAGTTTTGGTTATCTTTAGGTACAAAAGTTCATGTTTTGGATTGCCACACCTCCTTTGGCCATCCGCAGGGCATGATCAGTGCCTTTCGAAGGTTAATGTTGCTGCAGATTATTCAGATTCTATACCCGATTCTTCTGATCACATGGACAAACAAGGTTATCATCCTCTTGAAGAACTGAAAGGTTCTGATGATGTAAAGCCAGCCAGACTCTCTCCTCCTGAAATGGCAAAAACGACTGTAGAGGTTTGTGCCTAAATGCATCTGTGCATGTGAAAGGAGTCAATTTTGCAATATGTAGAGCTACACatattatgatttttctattttgctTAACGTATTCTGGTAGTATCCATATTCTTTTATCATCATGCCCTGTTTGTTGGCATTAGGCTAATAAAAACGCCTTGCTAGTATTTCCTGGAATGGTACACTATGAACCACATGAGCAGATTTCATGGGCTGAGTTTCAATATCTTATTGATGATTTTGgaggtttgttttctttttgttatgtatatattttgtttatgaagTGAGAAATATCAATTACCTTAATGAATTCATGATTTAGTATTAAACATTGAGAATTTTAACTTACtgctttaatttgttttttgttctgtagatatatattttgaaatctttgatgATGCAAACATTTTGGCAGATCGGGGAGCTAACAATCCTGTGGTAGGAATTTAGTAGCGGTTTACAAAGGGATGTCATTGTTAGTCATGCAAAGAGTTGACCAACTATGCTTAgctgttgagatttctctttttcttctcttctctaaGGATTATTCcacatactttttcttttacttctttgTCTCCCACGTGATGCAAGTTAtgattattatatgtatatatgtgtgtgtgtatgtatgtatgtatgtatatatattgtctttttaaatttgaagtaCATGAAAGCTGCATATATGTGTCAGGGAACCGTGTGATACATTTGTGTGGTATTTCTAGTTATAAGGTCCAGGCTTCTAATCTCTTCCACGTACTTCTcttcttgtttcttttcttttctttatttcttttgactGATGTGTTTGGGACTCCTTGTTAGATTTCATGGTTTCACTCAAAATAAAAGGCCAATTTCATATATGGTATAATCATATGAAGTTATTAATTCAGATCACGAGATTATGTAGTCAtcttaaaagtattatttttttaagtgattcAACTTTGTTTTCATGCAACAGCTTGAAGAGctatatttgttgtttggaCTGTAAAGTGAAGTAGTTTTGGCATGGTCTTTTTGTTTCCCATCCTTATCTATAAGGTAGAAGTTGTGAAATTGATATTCAGGTTCTGTGTTTCTTCAGAATGTTTTCATTGGAATGGACATCCcaatatatgataataatagAAGAACTGCTAATGAGTATGACATTTTCAATAATGGCAAGGATGATGAATTATTCACatttgatgatgaagatgatgttgTTGAGGTTTGCATTTTCAGATGTTTAAATTATGGAATTTAGAAAGTTGTTTTAGTTACCAATCGTTTCTTTTTATGAATGTGAGTAATTTAAATCTGAAGTGTATTCTTCTGGAAACAGGTCTCAGACATGGAGGAGTTTAACATTTCTGTGAATTGGGGACATCCTGACACTACAAACTCTATTCATCCAATTTATTTCTCGAAGTGTTTAACAAAGGTCCTCCATCCTCCCCAAAAACGAACACAAGAACCGATAGATAGCTAATATCTCAAGTTTCAACATGAAAATGATTTAACAAATTCATAGGTTCTGGAAGAAATAACATTGATCTTTGTGATTTTTCTTCTAGGCTGTCAACAACGTggaatatattaaaagaatgaacCATCCTACCAATGGTGTTTCCATTATAGGGTTCCTTAGACCCATTTATGATGAAGAAAGGTCTTATCTAAGATGGATGTATCACACTGAAGATGGTGCTGTATACATCTCCGGCTTGAGAGGTATCAGTTAACTACAAGATCGATATCTATGATCTACAGATTTCCTTTATACGCATTTAGTATAAGAACATCAAGTTTTTCTAATATCATCTAGCGAAGAACCATATAAattcctaaaattaaattttgtagaGCATGGATTTTCGTGAAGGGGCAACTTTTAACTTCTATGTCactcatgtttttatttatatgtagagcaattagtttattaatttgttggctaacttgtgtattttatttaacacaTTCTTGTTATGGCACATTTATGAAGAAGTGTGTTAAAGGACTCTGAACATCCTCACAATTCTGTATTGTAGAATGATCTTGTTTAGTTGACTAAAGTTGTGCTGCTTTTTTGAAAACTCAAACTTGGTGTTAGTTGTTTGGGTTCACTAATGTTGCTTGTTGTTTTTTGTCTAGTCAATCTAGTATTTCAATATAACAATCAAGTTTGAAGTTTGTCATTGCAGTTCTCTGAGCATTTTGCATTTATGTAACCTGCAGAGGCAAAGGCTCTTCTTTATCAGTGACATGAAATCTTAGTTTTGACAAAAAGACTGTACATTCATTggtaaattgttttttaactttgttcGTTTTCAATGATTGTATGGCGAAGATTCTTACTCAAATAGTATTGATGACCAAGGAAACAGTAATTCGACACTATATAGATTAGAGATCCTGAAAATCAAGCTCTACTCCATGTATGGAAATCAGGCACGTGTCACAAAACcggttttttctttctttctttctttctttgtctatctatctatataacAACACCTTCTTTGTTATTAAGAGAGaatgtattaataatttatgacttcatttttgaaaaatacacCAAAAGGTGTAGCATGCTAAAATACCCCTAGAAAGCAAATGGGGTACACTAGCAAATGCACAATATTTTTCTGTAATTTGAAGCATCATTAAGTTTGTTGAGATCTATAttcta contains these protein-coding regions:
- the LOC106765314 gene encoding probable polygalacturonase, producing the protein MRLRFFTLLCLCCWRFVSSEGETVSCSNIVPSGFRSDNISITEFGGVGDGRTLNTKAFREAIYRIQHLPRVGGTLLYVPPGVYLTEPFNLTSHMTLFLAAGAVIMATQDSSDWPLIAPLPSYGRGRELPGGRYMSFIHGDGVQDVVITGENGTIDGQGDLWWNKWRQRSLQFTRPNLVEFINSRDIIISNVIFKNSPFWNIHPVYSSNVVVRFVTILAPRDSPNTDGIDPDSSSNVCIEDSYISTGDDLVAVKSGWDEYGIAYGLPSSNITIRRVSGSSPFAGIAVGSETSGGVENVLAEHINLYKMGIGIHIKTNSGRGGFIKNITVSHVYMEEARKGIRIAGDVGDHPDDKFDPNALPLVKGVTIKNVWGVKVLQAGLIQGVKNSPFTDICLYDINLRGVTEPRTPPWKCSDVSGFAHQVSPWPCSELSSNQQGSCANYS
- the LOC106765149 gene encoding uncharacterized protein At3g49140 isoform X1, whose translation is MAIRPPASSSLSSPSEGICYSTSYGITSYSIKLPIDGRRWHDLASTRYKSSCFGLPHLLWPSAGHDQCLSKVNVAADYSDSIPDSSDHMDKQGYHPLEELKGSDDVKPARLSPPEMAKTTVEANKNALLVFPGMVHYEPHEQISWAEFQYLIDDFGDIYFEIFDDANILADRGANNPVNVFIGMDIPIYDNNRRTANEYDIFNNGKDDELFTFDDEDDVVEVSDMEEFNISVNWGHPDTTNSIHPIYFSKCLTKAVNNVEYIKRMNHPTNGVSIIGFLRPIYDEERSYLRWMYHTEDGAVYISGLRDSYSNSIDDQGNSNSTLYRLEILKIKLYSMYGNQSEISVLEFQDAEPDILAHSSSEILERFNRFCDDDLKALCKKKGLDAEGAYLVGVDSLGVDVRVFSGVEVKTHRFPFKIQAATINAAAKQIWQLLFPRSQRKKNMKKWRTTTMI
- the LOC106765149 gene encoding uncharacterized protein At3g49140 isoform X3 — translated: MAIRPPASSSLSSPSEGICYSTSYGITSYSIKLPIDGRRWHDLASTRYKSSCFGLPHLLWPSAGHDQCLSKVNVAADYSDSIPDSSDHMDKQGYHPLEELKGSDDVKPARLSPPEMAKTTVENVFIGMDIPIYDNNRRTANEYDIFNNGKDDELFTFDDEDDVVEVSDMEEFNISVNWGHPDTTNSIHPIYFSKCLTKAVNNVEYIKRMNHPTNGVSIIGFLRPIYDEERSYLRWMYHTEDGAVYISGLRDSYSNSIDDQGNSNSTLYRLEILKIKLYSMYGNQSEISVLEFQDAEPDILAHSSSEILERFNRFCDDDLKALCKKKGLDAEGAYLVGVDSLGVDVRVFSGVEVKTHRFPFKIQAATINAAAKQIWQLLFPRSQRKKNMKKWRTTTMI
- the LOC106765149 gene encoding uncharacterized protein At3g49140 isoform X2; its protein translation is MSHKQNRTPTYNFKSMSLYKSSCFGLPHLLWPSAGHDQCLSKVNVAADYSDSIPDSSDHMDKQGYHPLEELKGSDDVKPARLSPPEMAKTTVEANKNALLVFPGMVHYEPHEQISWAEFQYLIDDFGDIYFEIFDDANILADRGANNPVNVFIGMDIPIYDNNRRTANEYDIFNNGKDDELFTFDDEDDVVEVSDMEEFNISVNWGHPDTTNSIHPIYFSKCLTKAVNNVEYIKRMNHPTNGVSIIGFLRPIYDEERSYLRWMYHTEDGAVYISGLRDSYSNSIDDQGNSNSTLYRLEILKIKLYSMYGNQSEISVLEFQDAEPDILAHSSSEILERFNRFCDDDLKALCKKKGLDAEGAYLVGVDSLGVDVRVFSGVEVKTHRFPFKIQAATINAAAKQIWQLLFPRSQRKKNMKKWRTTTMI
- the LOC106765149 gene encoding uncharacterized protein At3g49140 isoform X4, which codes for MDKQGYHPLEELKGSDDVKPARLSPPEMAKTTVEANKNALLVFPGMVHYEPHEQISWAEFQYLIDDFGDIYFEIFDDANILADRGANNPVNVFIGMDIPIYDNNRRTANEYDIFNNGKDDELFTFDDEDDVVEVSDMEEFNISVNWGHPDTTNSIHPIYFSKCLTKAVNNVEYIKRMNHPTNGVSIIGFLRPIYDEERSYLRWMYHTEDGAVYISGLRDSYSNSIDDQGNSNSTLYRLEILKIKLYSMYGNQSEISVLEFQDAEPDILAHSSSEILERFNRFCDDDLKALCKKKGLDAEGAYLVGVDSLGVDVRVFSGVEVKTHRFPFKIQAATINAAAKQIWQLLFPRSQRKKNMKKWRTTTMI